Proteins co-encoded in one Cytobacillus sp. NJ13 genomic window:
- the proC gene encoding pyrroline-5-carboxylate reductase, translated as MNKNIGFIGCGKMAQAIIGGMLKSNLVNPSQIIASARTEKTLEDVKSRWNIQIRLSNIEAAEEADILFLAIKPDAHGAVIDEIKDSIRSHAIIITIAAGISLSFLEQSFGRKIKAVRTMPNTPSLVGEGMSVLSANESVSPGDMEEVAKIFSCIGRAAVMEEKMMDAIPAISGSSPAYAYIFIEALADGGVKAGLPRDQSYQLAAQAVLGAAKMVLETGLHPAELKDEVCTPGGATIEAVAELERKGFRAAVMSAMDQCFEKTKALSGKNN; from the coding sequence ATGAATAAAAATATCGGTTTTATCGGATGTGGAAAAATGGCTCAGGCCATAATTGGAGGAATGCTCAAATCCAATCTGGTAAATCCAAGCCAGATTATTGCTTCAGCGAGAACAGAGAAGACGCTTGAGGATGTAAAAAGCAGGTGGAATATACAAATACGCCTTTCCAATATTGAAGCAGCGGAAGAAGCGGATATACTTTTTTTGGCTATTAAGCCTGATGCACATGGGGCAGTTATTGATGAAATTAAAGATAGCATTCGTTCCCATGCAATAATCATAACCATTGCGGCCGGCATCAGCCTATCCTTTCTGGAACAGTCATTTGGCCGGAAAATCAAAGCGGTTAGAACCATGCCTAATACGCCTTCATTAGTAGGAGAAGGAATGAGCGTCCTTTCCGCAAATGAATCAGTATCTCCAGGTGATATGGAAGAAGTGGCCAAAATATTCTCATGTATTGGAAGAGCAGCTGTTATGGAAGAAAAGATGATGGACGCCATTCCTGCTATCAGCGGTTCTTCTCCAGCTTATGCCTATATATTCATTGAAGCATTGGCAGATGGCGGTGTAAAAGCAGGATTGCCCCGTGACCAGTCTTATCAGCTCGCAGCCCAGGCTGTTTTGGGGGCAGCCAAGATGGTGCTGGAAACGGGTCTGCATCCAGCGGAATTAAAGGATGAGGTCTGTACTCCAGGAGGGGCAACGATTGAAGCAGTTGCCGAACTGGAGAGAAAAGGTTTCCGTGCAGCGGTGATGAGTGCAATGGATCAATGTTTTGAAAAAACAAAGGCTCTTTCAGGGAAAAATAATTAA
- a CDS encoding homoserine dehydrogenase, with the protein MSAITIGLLGFGTVGKGVYETISKHQGRLQAIFGKEVKVSAILVKNVSKHSLPDDEVLLTDDFQDIIELPKLDVVIDAIVGREPGYMYLRQAISRGCHVITANKEMFAFHGSELARLAKENNVSLGFEATVGGGIPIIQTIKQLLNANKIERIEGILNGTSNFILTSMREESLSFEEALKIAQEKGYAEADPKNDIEGYDAFYKAVVLSELVFGKAPAQDTSVREGITDITIEQIRIADSLGLKFKHVASIQREKDAIRCTVKPVLTGEAHPLYRVEGVQNAVSIDADIVGNISLQGPGAGMFPTASAIIEDLIHVGRADIPSVFEEGKSEGTVLDEPVWIIWGDADKGGLPEGCEIISKVSKDVIIFKASLEAVSLLETSDLKAYQVIGDYAPAAKENKQVQTV; encoded by the coding sequence ATGTCAGCGATTACGATTGGGCTATTGGGGTTTGGAACAGTTGGAAAAGGAGTGTATGAAACGATCAGCAAACATCAGGGAAGGCTACAGGCGATATTCGGAAAAGAAGTGAAGGTCTCTGCCATCCTTGTCAAAAATGTGAGTAAGCATTCTTTGCCTGATGATGAGGTGCTTTTAACTGATGACTTTCAAGATATTATTGAGCTTCCTAAGCTTGATGTCGTAATTGATGCCATTGTTGGCAGGGAACCAGGCTATATGTATTTGCGCCAGGCAATATCGAGAGGATGCCATGTCATTACAGCAAATAAGGAGATGTTTGCATTCCATGGAAGTGAGCTTGCGAGGCTCGCAAAAGAAAATAATGTATCATTAGGATTTGAAGCAACAGTCGGAGGCGGAATCCCTATAATTCAGACTATCAAGCAGCTGCTGAATGCCAACAAAATTGAACGGATCGAAGGAATATTAAATGGCACATCCAATTTTATTTTGACAAGTATGCGCGAGGAGAGCCTATCATTTGAAGAAGCACTGAAAATAGCTCAGGAAAAAGGATATGCAGAAGCCGATCCAAAAAATGATATCGAAGGATATGACGCTTTTTACAAAGCGGTTGTTCTGAGCGAGCTGGTATTCGGGAAAGCACCGGCGCAGGATACATCTGTTAGAGAAGGCATTACTGACATTACAATTGAACAAATTCGTATAGCTGATTCCCTGGGACTGAAATTTAAACATGTAGCATCGATTCAGAGGGAAAAAGATGCTATCCGCTGTACTGTAAAACCGGTCCTGACAGGGGAGGCACATCCCTTGTACAGAGTAGAAGGAGTGCAAAATGCAGTTTCGATTGATGCGGATATAGTCGGGAATATCAGCCTGCAGGGTCCTGGAGCCGGCATGTTTCCGACAGCTAGCGCAATTATTGAAGATTTGATTCATGTAGGCAGAGCCGATATTCCTTCAGTCTTTGAGGAAGGCAAGTCGGAAGGGACTGTTCTTGACGAGCCAGTTTGGATCATTTGGGGTGATGCTGATAAAGGGGGATTGCCTGAGGGATGTGAAATAATCAGCAAAGTGTCAAAAGATGTCATCATCTTTAAGGCATCATTGGAAGCTGTGTCATTATTAGAAACATCAGATTTGAAGGCTTATCAGGTGATTGGAGACTATGCTCCGGCTGCAAAGGAAAATAAACAGGTACAGACGGTGTAA
- a CDS encoding DNA-3-methyladenine glycosylase produces MKEMKPYAPLPEGFFQQPTLLLAEALLGCLLIKETEEGIASGYIVETEAYIGPEDRAAHSFGNRRTKRTEIMFNEPGFVYTYVMHTHCLVNVVSGPKEKPEAVLIRGIEPVDGLDLMKKRRKMDDLKNLTNGPGKLTKALDISIDDYGRHFTSPPLMIAKGIPPGKVTRGKRIGIDNSGEARNYPWRFWIAENPFVSRSRK; encoded by the coding sequence ATGAAAGAAATGAAACCATATGCCCCTCTGCCAGAAGGCTTTTTTCAGCAGCCGACACTACTATTGGCGGAAGCACTGCTGGGCTGCTTATTGATCAAAGAAACTGAAGAGGGAATCGCCTCAGGCTATATCGTTGAGACAGAAGCATATATCGGCCCTGAAGACAGGGCAGCTCACAGCTTTGGGAACAGGAGAACAAAGCGGACCGAAATCATGTTCAATGAACCCGGATTTGTCTACACGTATGTAATGCATACCCATTGTTTGGTTAATGTTGTGAGCGGTCCAAAGGAAAAGCCGGAAGCTGTATTGATCAGGGGAATTGAACCTGTAGACGGGCTTGATTTAATGAAGAAAAGACGAAAAATGGATGATCTGAAGAACCTCACTAATGGGCCTGGTAAATTAACCAAAGCTCTCGATATTTCAATAGATGATTATGGCCGGCATTTTACAAGCCCCCCTCTTATGATTGCTAAAGGAATTCCTCCTGGGAAAGTCACACGCGGAAAACGAATCGGAATTGATAATTCCGGTGAAGCACGAAATTATCCATGGAGATTTTGGATTGCTGAAAATCCCTTTGTTTCAAGGAGCAGGAAGTAA
- a CDS encoding general stress protein, with protein sequence MKKNILVGGYDTQEDLKDAIEGAESNGYQKDNLVIVSKDGANLESFADNHGVNFRIVGSQELGNQRFLDSVKALFMGEDPATSSGMDPDKKEGTRFDEHDLDKYASMVFDGKYVLIADYYGNYPTSQEDNQRITAEDSGGYLESASAREVVHEADIKTLADKSGNSCAADNQEINRVHVSPKSADVKTSAELNWDDRLTKERLK encoded by the coding sequence ATGAAGAAAAATATATTAGTAGGCGGGTATGATACACAGGAAGATCTAAAAGATGCTATTGAAGGGGCAGAGTCAAACGGGTATCAGAAAGACAACCTGGTGATTGTTTCAAAAGATGGAGCGAACCTTGAAAGCTTTGCAGACAATCATGGAGTGAACTTTCGAATAGTCGGATCCCAGGAGCTCGGCAATCAGCGCTTTCTTGATTCAGTGAAAGCCCTTTTTATGGGAGAAGATCCAGCCACAAGTTCTGGAATGGATCCTGATAAAAAAGAGGGTACACGGTTTGATGAACATGACCTGGATAAATATGCAAGCATGGTATTTGATGGGAAATATGTCTTAATAGCGGACTACTATGGGAACTATCCCACTTCCCAGGAGGACAATCAGAGGATCACTGCTGAAGACTCAGGAGGGTACCTCGAAAGCGCTTCAGCCCGGGAAGTTGTCCATGAAGCAGATATCAAAACACTGGCAGATAAATCCGGTAACTCATGTGCTGCCGATAATCAGGAAATCAATCGTGTCCACGTTTCACCCAAGTCTGCAGATGTGAAAACCAGTGCTGAATTAAACTGGGATGATCGACTTACGAAGGAAAGGCTCAAATAG
- the nfsA gene encoding oxygen-insensitive NADPH nitroreductase: protein MNEVTNLLIDHRSVRHFEDKPLSSEQIETIVLSAQAASTSSFVQAYSIIGLTDKVKKAKLAEFAGNQNYVAENGHFFVFCADLHRHEVMGQMENINVIPSIESTEKFMVAVIDAALAAQNAAVAAESLGLGICYIGGIRNNLEGVAELLKTPDRVIPLFGLAVGYPSKKNDKKPRLPLQHIYHENEYKQDETAYRKELEVYNNIISEYYDERTGGKRNDTWTGQIAGMLEKQTRMYMKDFVQKKKMDLR from the coding sequence ATGAATGAAGTTACCAATTTGCTGATAGACCATCGCTCGGTGCGCCACTTTGAGGACAAGCCTCTTTCCAGCGAGCAGATAGAAACGATTGTACTTTCTGCTCAAGCCGCGTCCACCTCAAGTTTTGTTCAAGCGTATTCAATAATCGGTCTTACCGATAAAGTGAAGAAAGCGAAACTTGCTGAATTTGCAGGCAATCAGAATTATGTAGCAGAAAATGGCCATTTTTTCGTATTTTGTGCTGATTTGCATCGTCATGAAGTCATGGGACAAATGGAAAATATCAATGTAATTCCTTCCATTGAAAGCACAGAGAAATTTATGGTGGCTGTCATTGATGCAGCATTGGCTGCCCAGAATGCTGCGGTTGCTGCTGAATCGCTGGGATTGGGAATCTGCTATATTGGCGGAATAAGAAACAATCTGGAAGGAGTAGCTGAGCTTTTAAAAACACCGGATCGTGTGATTCCTTTGTTTGGACTGGCTGTTGGCTATCCTTCCAAAAAGAACGATAAAAAGCCGAGGCTGCCTCTTCAGCACATATACCATGAAAATGAATATAAGCAGGATGAAACTGCCTACCGCAAAGAGCTGGAAGTGTATAATAACATCATTTCCGAGTACTATGATGAGCGTACGGGCGGAAAGCGGAATGACACGTGGACTGGTCAAATCGCCGGCATGCTCGAAAAGCAGACAAGAATGTATATGAAGGATTTTGTACAGAAGAAAAAGATGGATTTAAGGTAG
- the yhbH gene encoding sporulation protein YhbH, which yields MTNVNNHQFVISQEDWSLHRKGYDDQQRHQDKVQEAIRNNLPDLITEENIVMSNGREVVKIPIRSLDEYKIRYNYDKNKHVGQGDGDSQIGDVVARDGSGSQKGPGKGQGAGDQAGEDYFEAEVSLMEIEEALFKQLELPNLKRKEQDENLVEDIEFNDIRKTGLMGNIDKKRTMMSAFKRNAMSGKAAFHPIYKEDLKFKTWNEIVKPDSKAVVLAMMDTSGSMGIWEKYMARSFFFWMTRFLRTKYEKVEIEFIAHHTEAKVVSEEDFFSKGESGGTICSSAYRKALELIEVKYDPRKYNIYPFHFSDGDNLTSDNARCVKLVEDLMKVSNMFGYGEVNQYNRHSTLMSAYKNIKNEDFRYYILKQKADVFHAMKSFFKQEEDKKKYA from the coding sequence ATGACGAATGTCAATAACCATCAGTTTGTGATTTCCCAAGAAGATTGGTCCCTCCATCGCAAAGGCTATGATGACCAGCAGCGTCATCAGGATAAAGTCCAGGAAGCAATCCGCAACAATTTGCCTGATTTGATAACGGAAGAAAATATTGTTATGTCGAATGGGCGGGAAGTAGTGAAAATTCCGATTCGCTCATTGGATGAATACAAAATCCGTTATAACTATGATAAAAACAAACATGTCGGCCAAGGCGATGGAGATAGCCAGATTGGAGATGTAGTGGCACGTGACGGATCCGGCAGCCAGAAAGGACCCGGAAAGGGGCAAGGGGCAGGCGACCAGGCAGGCGAGGATTATTTTGAAGCAGAAGTATCACTGATGGAAATTGAAGAAGCTTTATTTAAACAATTGGAATTGCCTAATTTAAAAAGAAAAGAGCAGGATGAAAACCTGGTAGAGGACATTGAATTTAATGATATCAGGAAGACTGGATTAATGGGCAATATTGATAAGAAACGCACCATGATGTCGGCATTTAAGCGCAATGCAATGAGTGGAAAAGCAGCGTTCCATCCAATTTATAAGGAAGATTTGAAATTTAAGACCTGGAATGAAATTGTAAAGCCTGATTCAAAGGCTGTTGTACTTGCGATGATGGATACGAGCGGCTCGATGGGGATCTGGGAAAAGTATATGGCCAGAAGCTTTTTCTTCTGGATGACGCGGTTCCTGAGAACCAAATATGAGAAAGTCGAGATTGAATTTATTGCCCATCATACTGAAGCAAAGGTGGTCTCAGAAGAGGACTTTTTCTCAAAAGGAGAAAGCGGGGGAACCATTTGTTCATCTGCCTACCGTAAAGCACTTGAACTGATTGAAGTTAAATACGACCCGCGAAAATATAATATTTACCCTTTCCACTTCTCAGACGGTGATAACCTGACATCTGACAACGCCCGCTGTGTAAAGCTGGTGGAAGACCTGATGAAGGTGTCCAATATGTTCGGATATGGTGAAGTAAACCAGTATAACCGCCACTCGACCCTGATGTCAGCCTATAAAAATATTAAAAATGAGGATTTCCGCTATTATATTCTTAAGCAAAAAGCAGATGTATTCCATGCCATGAAGAGTTTCTTCAAACAGGAGGAGGATAAGAAGAAGTATGCTTAA
- a CDS encoding cation:proton antiporter: MQPRKTCGGFAEFLGLSEIGASLAGIILAGTEVKEKTEEVVLPVRNLFLPFFFLNFGLSLEFKEEIPSLGLLVIIVIWSIIHKLAAGYFGGQWYGLSKQEALKAGLSLSSRGEFSVIIAGLATENLLFLKSFSGLFTSCSLKQRDFQQSKISMDNFVLHRNYQFRFVFRV; this comes from the coding sequence ATTCAACCGAGAAAAACCTGTGGAGGATTTGCAGAATTTCTGGGGCTATCAGAGATTGGCGCATCTCTTGCTGGCATCATTCTTGCCGGAACGGAGGTAAAAGAAAAAACAGAGGAAGTTGTACTTCCCGTCAGGAATCTGTTTCTTCCATTTTTCTTCTTGAATTTCGGGCTTTCGCTTGAGTTTAAGGAAGAAATTCCTTCTCTGGGTCTTCTGGTTATTATTGTTATCTGGTCCATCATTCACAAGCTTGCTGCAGGGTATTTTGGAGGACAATGGTATGGCCTATCGAAACAGGAAGCTCTAAAGGCGGGATTATCATTATCATCAAGGGGAGAATTCTCTGTAATTATTGCTGGATTAGCAACGGAAAACCTCTTGTTCTTGAAGAGTTTTTCCGGTCTTTTTACTTCCTGCTCCTTGAAACAAAGGGATTTTCAGCAATCCAAAATCTCCATGGATAATTTCGTGCTTCACCGGAATTATCAATTCCGATTCGTTTTCCGCGTGTGA
- a CDS encoding PrkA family serine protein kinase has protein sequence MDILKKIEMYRHEEEKLKWEGTFGEYLEIIKEKPWVAQSAHSRVYNMIKDAGVEEVKGQKRYQFFSNQLFGLEEALERLVEEYFHPAAKRLDVRKRILLLMGPVSGGKSTLVTMLKRGLEQYSHADRGAVYAIKGCPMHEDPLHLIPHHLRKDFYDEYGIRIEGNLSPLNSMRLEQEYGGRIEDVLIERTIFSEDRRVGIGTFSPSDPKSQDIADLTGSIDFSTIAEYGSESDPRAYRFDGELNKANRGMMEFQEMLKCDEKFLWHLLSLTQEGNFKAGRFALISADELIVAHTNETEYRSFISNKKNEALHSRIIVMPIPYNLKVSEEEKIYDKMIRESDVSNVHIAPHTLRVAAMFTILTRMKDPKKGDIDLVKKMRLYDGESVEGYNRADVEELKKEHSDEGMSGIDPRYVINRISSTIIRKNITSINALDVLRSLKEGLDQHPSITPELKERYLNFISLARKEYDDIAKKEVQKAFVYSYEESAKTLMENYLDNVEAYCNKAKLRDPLTGEEISPDEKLMRSIEEQIGISENAKKAFREEILIRISAYARKGKRFDYNSHDRLREAIQKKLFADLKDVVKITTSSKTPDEQQLKKVNEVVARLIDEHGYNSTSANELLRYVGSLLNR, from the coding sequence ATGGATATTCTAAAAAAAATTGAGATGTACAGACACGAGGAAGAAAAGCTTAAATGGGAAGGGACTTTTGGAGAGTATTTAGAGATTATTAAAGAGAAGCCATGGGTTGCCCAGTCAGCACATTCACGGGTATATAATATGATTAAAGATGCCGGTGTCGAAGAAGTGAAGGGGCAAAAACGATATCAATTTTTCAGCAATCAGCTCTTTGGCTTAGAAGAAGCATTGGAAAGGCTGGTAGAAGAGTATTTTCATCCTGCTGCCAAACGCCTCGATGTCCGCAAAAGGATTCTTTTATTAATGGGGCCGGTCAGCGGCGGTAAATCAACATTAGTGACAATGCTAAAGAGAGGTTTAGAGCAATATTCTCACGCTGATAGGGGAGCGGTCTATGCTATTAAGGGCTGCCCAATGCATGAAGATCCGCTTCATTTAATCCCGCATCACCTCCGCAAGGACTTTTATGATGAATATGGAATAAGAATTGAAGGAAACCTATCGCCATTGAATAGTATGCGTCTCGAACAGGAGTATGGAGGCCGGATAGAAGATGTTCTAATTGAAAGAACCATTTTCTCAGAAGACCGCAGGGTGGGGATTGGAACTTTCAGCCCATCAGATCCAAAATCACAGGATATTGCCGATCTGACTGGAAGCATTGACTTTTCAACCATTGCTGAATATGGTTCAGAATCAGATCCTCGTGCCTATCGTTTCGATGGGGAACTAAATAAAGCAAACCGCGGTATGATGGAATTCCAGGAAATGCTGAAGTGCGACGAGAAATTTTTATGGCATTTATTGTCCCTGACTCAGGAAGGCAACTTTAAAGCTGGACGCTTCGCCTTGATTTCGGCAGATGAGCTAATTGTCGCTCACACAAATGAAACAGAGTATCGTTCATTCATTTCCAATAAAAAGAATGAAGCTCTGCATTCCAGGATTATCGTTATGCCAATCCCATATAATTTAAAGGTTTCAGAGGAAGAGAAGATTTATGATAAAATGATCCGTGAAAGCGATGTTTCCAACGTGCACATTGCACCGCATACCTTGAGGGTTGCAGCGATGTTTACGATTTTAACCCGCATGAAAGATCCGAAAAAAGGCGATATAGATTTAGTTAAGAAAATGCGTTTGTATGATGGAGAGAGCGTTGAAGGCTATAACAGAGCTGATGTAGAAGAATTGAAAAAAGAGCATTCAGATGAAGGCATGAGCGGTATTGACCCGCGCTATGTCATCAACAGGATCTCTTCTACAATCATCCGCAAAAATATCACTAGCATCAATGCGCTGGATGTATTGCGGTCGCTTAAAGAAGGATTGGATCAGCACCCATCCATTACTCCAGAACTGAAGGAAAGATACCTGAACTTTATTTCTCTTGCCCGCAAAGAGTATGATGATATTGCGAAGAAAGAAGTACAAAAGGCATTTGTTTACTCTTATGAAGAATCTGCGAAAACGCTTATGGAAAATTATCTTGATAATGTTGAAGCATACTGCAATAAAGCGAAGCTGCGCGACCCATTAACGGGTGAGGAAATCAGTCCGGATGAAAAGCTGATGCGCTCAATCGAAGAACAGATCGGCATCTCTGAGAATGCGAAGAAAGCATTCAGGGAGGAAATCCTCATCCGCATCTCAGCTTACGCAAGAAAAGGCAAGCGCTTTGACTATAATTCACATGACCGTCTGCGTGAAGCTATCCAGAAGAAGCTTTTTGCTGACCTGAAAGATGTCGTGAAGATCACAACATCTTCAAAAACGCCTGATGAGCAGCAGCTGAAGAAGGTGAATGAGGTTGTTGCAAGATTAATTGACGAACATGGCTATAACTCAACATCAGCAAACGAACTGCTCCGCTATGTGGGAAGCTTGCTGAATCGGTAA
- a CDS encoding L-cystine transporter, producing the protein MSTGLLVLNIGIMLLLIGVLFFMQKKHISFSKRVFTALGLGILFGFALQLIYGPGAEIIAKSADWFNLVGGGYVKFLQMIVMPLVFISILGAFTKLKLTNNIGKISVLILGLLVGTTAVAAAVGIATAVGFDLEAVQISGGDAETARGEQLEETYQGIEGRTFPQQMLDLLPANPFLDFTGARPTSTISVVIFAAFLGIAYLGVRRKSPEQADLFAKIVDAFYAIIMRVVTLILRLTPYGVLAIMTKTVAMSDFDSILNLGKFVIASYVALAIMFLIHLLLLTLSGLNPITYMKKAFPVLTFAFTSRTSAGALPLNIKTQKSLGVPEGIANFAGSFGLSIGQNGCAGIYPAMLAVMIAPTVGINPLSPGFIFTVILIVAISSFGVAGVGGGATFAAILVLSALDLPVALAGLLISIEPLIDMGRTAVNVSGSMTSGILTSRITGEIDGNLYSDMNEKIEAEA; encoded by the coding sequence ATGAGTACAGGACTTTTAGTTTTAAATATTGGTATTATGCTTCTGCTTATAGGCGTATTATTCTTTATGCAAAAGAAGCATATCTCATTCTCAAAGCGTGTGTTTACAGCGCTTGGATTAGGGATTTTGTTTGGCTTCGCACTTCAGCTGATTTACGGACCGGGTGCTGAGATCATTGCCAAATCTGCAGACTGGTTCAATTTAGTAGGCGGGGGTTATGTCAAATTCCTGCAAATGATTGTAATGCCGCTTGTCTTCATTTCTATATTAGGTGCATTTACTAAGCTAAAATTAACAAATAATATTGGAAAAATCAGTGTGCTTATTCTTGGGCTGCTTGTAGGCACAACTGCAGTTGCTGCCGCTGTCGGAATTGCAACAGCTGTCGGCTTTGACTTGGAGGCAGTCCAAATCAGCGGAGGTGATGCAGAGACAGCCCGCGGGGAACAGCTTGAAGAAACCTATCAGGGCATTGAAGGGAGAACTTTCCCACAGCAGATGCTGGATCTTCTTCCGGCCAACCCATTCCTTGATTTTACAGGGGCAAGACCAACATCCACTATTTCAGTTGTTATCTTTGCAGCCTTTTTAGGAATTGCTTACCTGGGTGTCAGACGGAAATCACCAGAACAGGCTGACCTTTTTGCGAAAATTGTGGATGCCTTCTATGCAATTATCATGCGTGTTGTTACATTAATCTTACGCTTAACACCATACGGAGTTTTGGCGATTATGACGAAAACAGTGGCCATGAGCGATTTCGACTCCATTTTAAATTTAGGGAAATTTGTTATTGCTTCTTATGTGGCACTTGCCATTATGTTCCTGATTCATCTGCTGCTTTTAACATTGAGCGGTTTAAATCCAATCACATATATGAAAAAAGCATTTCCTGTATTAACATTTGCCTTTACATCTAGAACAAGTGCCGGTGCATTGCCATTGAACATTAAAACGCAAAAGTCGCTGGGTGTTCCTGAAGGAATTGCCAACTTTGCAGGGTCATTTGGACTTTCCATCGGCCAAAATGGATGTGCTGGAATTTATCCGGCAATGCTGGCGGTAATGATTGCTCCGACTGTGGGCATTAACCCGCTGTCACCAGGATTTATTTTTACCGTCATTCTAATTGTAGCGATCAGCTCCTTTGGTGTGGCAGGGGTCGGCGGCGGTGCGACGTTCGCAGCGATCCTGGTATTATCTGCCCTTGACCTGCCAGTTGCACTGGCTGGCTTGCTGATCTCAATTGAACCGCTGATAGACATGGGACGTACAGCTGTTAACGTCAGCGGATCCATGACCTCCGGTATCTTAACGAGCCGAATCACCGGTGAAATTGATGGAAATCTTTATAGCGACATGAATGAAAAAATAGAAGCAGAAGCATAA
- the trmL gene encoding tRNA (uridine(34)/cytosine(34)/5-carboxymethylaminomethyluridine(34)-2'-O)-methyltransferase TrmL: MGLHVVLYQPEIPANTGNIARTCAATDTTLHLIRPLGFSTEDKMLKRAGLDYWQFVNIVYHESLDDFFNSSEGGEYFYLTKYGVRPYDAFDYSNVGKDYYFIFGKETTGLPKDVIESSKERALRVPMNDKVRSLNLSNTAAILVYEALRQQDYLHLK, encoded by the coding sequence GTGGGATTGCATGTAGTATTATATCAGCCGGAAATTCCGGCCAACACTGGTAATATAGCACGTACTTGCGCGGCTACTGATACGACATTGCATCTGATCCGGCCGCTCGGCTTCTCGACGGAAGATAAAATGCTGAAGCGTGCAGGCTTGGATTATTGGCAATTTGTTAATATTGTTTATCATGAATCATTGGACGATTTCTTTAATAGCAGTGAAGGCGGTGAATATTTCTACTTAACGAAGTATGGCGTCAGGCCGTATGACGCTTTCGATTACAGCAATGTGGGGAAGGATTATTATTTTATTTTCGGCAAAGAAACGACGGGCCTTCCGAAGGATGTTATTGAAAGCAGCAAAGAGCGCGCATTAAGGGTTCCAATGAACGATAAAGTCCGTTCGCTTAACTTATCCAACACTGCAGCCATTCTTGTTTATGAAGCACTGCGGCAGCAGGATTACTTGCATTTAAAATAG
- a CDS encoding CoA pyrophosphatase, with product MEIEKLAKRLGNRTPVILGSERFLKFAILLPLVEINNEVHVLFEVRSLKMRRQPGEVCFPGGRIDPEDRDEEHTAIRETSEELGVSEDSITDVSPLDYMISFGQIIYPYAGIIHNPDQIVPNPDEVEEVFTVPLSFLKKVKPETYHVNFKVEPEENFPFDLIAGGENYNWQTRKVEEVFYYFEDKVIWGLTARILKHFLEIITEDIDESERV from the coding sequence ATGGAGATTGAGAAACTGGCTAAAAGGTTAGGTAACAGGACCCCAGTTATTTTAGGGAGTGAGCGATTTTTGAAATTCGCTATTTTGCTTCCGCTTGTTGAGATAAATAATGAGGTACATGTCCTTTTTGAAGTGCGTTCACTTAAAATGAGAAGGCAGCCTGGGGAGGTCTGTTTCCCGGGCGGGAGGATAGATCCTGAAGATAGGGATGAAGAGCATACTGCAATCCGTGAGACTTCAGAGGAACTCGGCGTGAGTGAAGACAGCATCACAGATGTGTCCCCGCTGGATTACATGATTTCCTTCGGACAAATTATTTACCCTTATGCAGGCATTATCCATAATCCTGACCAGATCGTGCCAAACCCTGATGAAGTAGAAGAAGTTTTTACCGTGCCTCTTTCCTTTCTAAAAAAAGTAAAGCCGGAAACGTATCACGTGAATTTTAAAGTGGAGCCCGAAGAAAATTTTCCTTTTGACTTGATTGCCGGGGGGGAAAATTACAATTGGCAGACAAGGAAAGTAGAAGAAGTATTTTACTATTTTGAGGATAAGGTTATTTGGGGGCTGACTGCCAGAATTCTTAAGCATTTTCTTGAAATTATTACTGAAGATATCGATGAAAGTGAAAGAGTTTGA